In a genomic window of Alcanivorax sp.:
- a CDS encoding SDR family NAD(P)-dependent oxidoreductase: MARFDNHRILITGAGAGIGALMAEEFAAQGAEVIVTARRISAAREVADRIKAAGGKAHPYVLDVSKIASIAKFRDKLHQEVGPITTLINNAGVVFGGEFETVELEQHLNTFRVNSEGLMATTHAFLEDLIQASEAFLVNIASASAFIGLPYGSTYAASKWAVVGFSESLRLELAVRKIKHVHVTSVCPSYISTGMFDGVKTPLFSPMLTPKKVVKSIMRGMQKKDAFVIEPPMAKSVELMKAILPQGIWDEVARRTGVSTSMYSWKGKKK, encoded by the coding sequence ATGGCCCGTTTCGATAATCATCGCATTCTGATCACCGGTGCCGGTGCCGGCATTGGTGCCCTGATGGCCGAAGAGTTTGCGGCCCAGGGCGCCGAGGTGATTGTTACCGCCCGGCGTATCAGCGCCGCCCGTGAAGTCGCCGATCGCATCAAGGCTGCCGGCGGCAAGGCGCACCCCTATGTGCTGGATGTGAGCAAGATTGCCTCCATCGCCAAATTCCGCGACAAGCTGCACCAGGAAGTGGGCCCCATCACCACCCTGATCAACAATGCCGGGGTGGTGTTCGGCGGTGAATTCGAGACCGTGGAGCTGGAACAGCACCTGAACACCTTCCGGGTGAACAGTGAAGGGCTGATGGCCACCACCCATGCGTTCCTGGAAGACCTGATCCAGGCCAGCGAGGCCTTCCTGGTCAACATCGCCAGTGCTTCTGCCTTTATCGGCCTGCCCTACGGCAGCACCTACGCGGCCAGCAAATGGGCAGTGGTGGGGTTCTCGGAATCCCTGCGACTGGAACTGGCGGTACGCAAGATCAAGCATGTACATGTGACCAGCGTTTGCCCCAGCTATATTTCCACCGGCATGTTCGACGGCGTGAAAACGCCGCTGTTCTCTCCCATGCTGACCCCGAAGAAGGTGGTGAAAAGCATCATGCGGGGCATGCAGAAAAAGGACGCTTTCGTCATCGAACCGCCCATGGCCAAGTCGGTGGAACTGATGAAGGCCATTCTCCCCCAGGGCATCTGGGACGAAGTGGCGCGGCGGACGGGGGTGTCCACCTCCATGTATAGCTGGAAGGGGAAGAAGAAATAG